The Bos mutus isolate GX-2022 chromosome 12, NWIPB_WYAK_1.1, whole genome shotgun sequence genomic interval CACACGGTACTGCTGCCTGCGGTCCAGACCTCCCCGCGGCCGTCTCCACGACGGAGCCACAGAACAGCTCCCTGGGAGGAAAGGACGCCAGACCTGGGCCTGGGGCCTCACAATGGCTCCTGAAGCCCAAGGACGTGCGTGAGGAGGACGCGTCCCCCCTGAGTTCTGAGCCGCCTCAGCAGTCAGAACTGCAGGAACGGCCAGGCGGCGACGCCAGTGCCTGGGAGAACCGTCGGAGGGGCCACATGGGCTGTGCACCCGGCGGCCAGCAAGCACCGGTGCCCGACAGCAAGAGCGGGACACGTGTCCCCACGTGGCCAGCGGCACCGGCTGGGGCTGGAACGAGGCCCGAGAGCCTGAGCCCCGAGCGCAGGAGCCCCCCGAGGGAGCAGGAAGGACCCCGGGGGGCCCCGCCACGCCTGGAGTCAGCTGGGCACGTGCCTATAGCTGCAGGGAGCGCCAGCCGTGATCTTGGTGAGAAGAGAGCCTCCTCCTCAAATGAAAAGACACCACCTGGCGTCAGAGCCCCCAGGCGGGAGCCGGTGGGCAGCGCCTCCCAGAGtcccccagccctgagccccagAAGCTTGGCAGCTGGGcagtgggagggtgggagggctgGGTGGCCCGCAGGCCCGGGTCTTGTGGGTGTCATGGCCGAGGAGGCTGCTCAccagccctgtggccacagctCGGCCTTGGGGTCCCCGCCCGGCCCCTCTCAGGAGGCCCCCAGCGCACCGACCCTGGCCGTCCAGCCCCACCTGGTGGCTCTGGGTGAACTGGCCACCGGTGACGTGGCCACAGGCGGAGTGAaggtggaggcaggaggcagggtcGCTGGCACCACGTGGCAGAGGCCTCGGGGGGACAGCCTGGAGCGCCCAGCTCCAGTCCCAGGCCTGCCGGCGCCCCGGGGGAGCCACGGGGCAGGGACTCTGAGGCCTCAGCTTCctgagcagcagcaggcagagggcagggcgGGCCCCTCGTCCAGCGAACAGCTTCCCCTCAGTGCCGGGCCTTCCCGCCAGCCCGGCCCCTCGTCCACAGCAGTGGACAGGCCATGGGGGGACAGGGTGGCCCCGAAGCACCCTGACCTCCAGGCTTCCGGGCAAGTGGAGGGAGGAGAGCGGGCTGGTCTGGGCACGGGAGAAAGTCGCCATGGACGAGAGGAGGGGTGCCCAGGGGCTGTGAGTCGGGATGGTtctggaaggaagggagaaggccTTTGGAGCGAGAGATCCGGCTCGCGAGGGGCCAGGGAGGCTGGGAGTAGGCCCCGGGAGGAGGCTCTCAGCAGGCGTGCCGGGAAGGGCCCAGAGCTCCCGCGGAGGCAGCAAGCGGGGCACGCCGAGGGTCTCCTGGAGGAGCGGAGGGCCCCGACTTCCGAGAGCCAGGCCCTGTCCCCCTCGGGGAGCCCCACGCTCCCAGCAAAGGCCCAGGCGAGCCAGACGGTGCCCCCCAACTCAGCACGGCCCGTGAGCGGCTCAGGGGGAGTGACACTCACAGTGGGCAGAAATGAGGCACCCCAGGTTCCAGCCCCGAGGGGTGGTCAGGGGGGCCCCCGAGCGCTACTGGGAGAGGGGCAGAGTCCAgcatcccccagccccagggagggggagATCCAGGCACCCTCCAATATCCAGGAGGGGCAGAGCCTGGCAGCCCCCAGCCCCGAGGAGAGGGAGATCCAGGCACCCTCCAGCATCCAGAAAGGGCAAACCTGGGTGTCCCCCAGTCTCAAGAAGGGGCAGAGCCAGGCGGCCCCCAGCCCCGGGGAGAGAGAGATCCAGGCACCCTTCAGCGTCCAGGAGGGGCGGAGCTGGGTGGCCCCCAGTCTCAGGAAGGGGCAGAGCTTGGAGGGGCAGAGTccggcagcccccagcccccgggAGGGGGAGATCCAGGCACCCTCCAGCATCCAGAAGGGGCAGACCTGGGTGTCCCCCAGTCTCAGGAAGGGGCAGATCCAGGCACCCTTCAGCGTCCAGGAGGGGCGGAGCTGGGTGGCCCCCAGTCTCAGGAAGGCGCAGAGCTTGGAGGGGCAGAGTccggcagcccccagcccccgggAGGGGGAGATCCAGGCACCCTACAGCATCCAGAAGGGGCAGAGTCCGGTGGCCCCCAGCCTCCGGCCAGCGCAAGGCTCTGCAGTGCCCACACCCAAGCTGGGGAGCAGCCTTGCGCCCCGTGGCCCTGCCCAGGAGGGGCCCCCAGATGCCCCCGGGGTGGGGCGCAGCAGGCGCGGGCCACACCTGGCCAAGTACCGAGCCCAGAGCTTCAGTGACCAGAGGTCCTTTGAGCTGTCTTTTAGGCCAACCATCCTCAGGGCCAGCGACAAGTACAGCCCTCCGAAGTGACCCCGAGTGGCATCAGGGGTCCAGGCCTCACTGGGGTCCGGGCACGGCTGCTCCAGCCCCCCAAGCCTGGCCAGAGCCAACAGACGCGGGGAGACTGCTCCCTTGGACGCTGACCCTCAGAGCCGTGAAGGGCCGTTTCCAGTGCTGCTTCCAGGTGACTCCAAGGCCGCTTTCCCTCAGGACCTGCTGAGGAGCGGGACCCGTCACCGGCCATCTCTCCCACCGCCGGCAGAGCAGCGTTCGCGGGCCCGTGAGTCCTGCTGCGGCCTGGGCGGGCGCTGGCCCTGCGGCCGCCCACCTGCAGGGGCTGGGGTCAGAGGAGGAGTGCGCTGGGCTTGGGGTCAGCCCCCCGAGCTACAGACCCCGCAGGCCCCTGAGCAGAGGTGTGGGGAGCCCAGCAGAGCCCCGGCCTGACCCTTCTCCCACAGGCCCACCTGCTCAGACCCAGCGCCTcggctggggctggggggtgcCCGCCCCTGCTGCGCCTGGCGGCACCGTCTGATTTAtgctttttattgatttatacttTGGTCCACAAACGATTTGAGGCAACGGTTGGCAAAGACGGAGGAGATGAAAACGCTGTGCACGCTGTGTGTCCTTTTGAAAACGAGAAGCAGGAGGGGTTTGTCACTGGTTTTAAACAGGCCAGAACGGCCACTGAGATGCCGCCAGTCACGCCCCTTCGAGTCGTGGAAACATGACGTGAACCTCCAACCCCACCCCAAGCCTGGGACCCGAGGGGCCGCCTCCCACGGCCCCCACTGCCGGCGACACCGtcctcccagcagcccccagAAAAGAACAGAGAGACCCCCGAGGACTTGCTGGGGGTCAGTGTTCAGCTGGCCCTGGACCCTCGCCTGGACCACCAGGTCCTTCGAGCTTGGCTGGTGGAGGAAGTGTTCGCACTGCAAGTGTGACGTCTTTTCTACAGAAGAAAGACCCTCGAGACCCCTGGGCTGAAATAACCGTTGCGGCAGTGGGTGGGCGGACGGGTGGCCGATGTTTATATCCGCGTTTTAGCTGACGTGCTTTCTTACATTGAAGTAGCTCGTCTACTTTTACCTCGATTCAGCGCTTTCGGGCTCTGTTTACAGACCCGTCTGTGAGCCCCACCTGTGTGTCCGCGTGCTGCCCACGGAGAAGGCGCTGTTGCCGGGGTCGCGGGCGTGCGCTTTTATTTCAGGCGCCCGTCAGGAACAGCATCGCTCAGTTTACAAATTCAGCATTGCGTATTTGCGTAGCGAGGGCACCTTTGCCCTTTggtcctgattttttaaatacttgattACTTATTAACCGTCAGCTGTTGATTCAGTGTTCCTTATTTTATCCTCCTTTGTATACAAGTTAACTCTAAAATGATCCATTAGGCAAGAATTAACTAAATATATTTTGTAGTATTCTTTCCTTTGAATCTCTACTAACTTTATTCAGCTGGAAATCATcttgagaaaggaaataaaacacgTGGCTCGTCACACACCTGGTTCTCACTTCTCTGACGGCTGTGGGGGAGGTGGGTCTCAGATTAGGAAGCAGGAGCGGAGGcttcctggagtggggtgccctggGGGCTCGGACGAGGCCAGCGGCCATCCCAGGATGTGCAGGGGGCCCCCCGGGGCTTGGACGAGGCCAGCAGCCATCCCGGGACTCGCAGGGGGCCCCCCCAGGTTCGGACGAGGCCAGCAGCCACCCCAGGACGTGCATGGGGGTCCCGGGGGCCCAGACGAGGCCAGATGCTGTCCCGGGACTCGCAGGAGGGTTCTGGGGGCCCAGATGAGGCCAGCGGCCGTCCCAGGATGTGCATGGGGGTCCCGGGGGCCCGGACGAGGCCAGCGCCTTCCTGGGAGTTGCAGGGGGCCCCCGGGGGCTCAGACGAGGCCAGCGGCTGTCCCGGGATGCACAGATGCCCGGTGGGCTGGGCAGAGCCCAGGTAGAGGAAGGGCCGCCCCCGGGGAAGCGGGGCCCTGAGGAGGCAGTGGCCACTCGCCCGGGACGTCCAGGGAGGCTGCAGTGCCCAGAGCAGGGCCTGGGGTCACCACCAGGGTTGGCAGGGAGGCCACCAGTGGGAGCCCCGGCCCGGCGCTCCAGAGCCCAGCGCCGCGCGTGGGGGCGGGCCTGTGTCCAGCCTCTCCTGACGCGCTCCTTGGtgcctggagacacaggagacagggtcCCCGTGTCCCCCTCCATCTGCACAGGAAGGGCTTCTCAGAAGAGCAGGTGTGACCATCCCCGAGGCCTGGCCTGGCTCAGGGGGTGCCCCCAGGGCACTCAGTGTGTGGATCCCCCTGCGGCCTGTGAAGGCACCGGGCCTTTTCCCTGAAAGAACCGAGAGCCTAAGGAAACTGGCTTTTCTCATATCCACAGAAAACCTGATCAATCGTTGATCCAAGGAAAAAAGTGGGAGATTCCATTCGAACCACCCGAGGACTGTAGTCTTTCAGAAAGTCCTAGGACTCCGCCTGTTAGAGGTCAGAGCACACGTGGGTAAGCTTTTGAGACAAAGGGTCATGGTCACAGGACCCAGGTTTGCAGGTCAGGGGCGTCACCGTGACCCACAAGCGTGCGCGTGGGGGGCTCTCCTGGAGGTCTGCTCAGAGCAGATGCTCAGCCTGGACCgcagggacggaggagccccAAACCTGTGAAGCAGGAACCCCACTCCCCCCGCCACACTGAGAGCCGGCGTGGTTTCCCACGCGGCCCGCCCCCCGCGGTTCCCTGGACACCGGCCGGGTCCTGCAGTAGGTTCCTTTCGTCCACCGTCCACCCCACAGACTCAGGCTCAGCCCCAGGGTCAGCAGGCAGTGCTGGATCCCCAACACCCCCACTTCTGTAAACTGGGGTTCCCACCGCCCAGGGGCAGCTCCCGAAGCCGACACCTTGCTCCCACGGCCAGCTTTCTAGAAAGGTGGTGGGTGAATGGCCGACGACGAGGCCGGCGGGCCCAGACCGGACAGTCCTGACCGGCGGGCCTCCTGCCCCCGAGCAGCGTCGGCCCCCGAGTCCCCAGCACGGCGCTCTCAGCCCCACGTCTCGGGCTCCTGCAGGTGGTCCGATCCCAGGCAGGACGGGTGAACTCACTGGCCGCTGGTGATTAACTCAGCGTCCGTCCCCCCGAGGTCGGGGCTGGGACCACACTCTCCGAGCCTCTGAGGGGAGCAGTGCTCCATATCCACGTGTGGGGAGACCCTCCGGCTTAGCCACAAGTTAACCTGGGCTCGATGCCTCTAAAACAGCCCACCTGCCGCACATCAGACACACAGTACGTCTGCTTTAACTGGTGAAGAAAGAGATGCTTTGAccagacagagaaggcagtggcaccccactccagtactcttgcctggaaaatcccatgggcggaggagcctggtgggctgcagtccatggggtcatgagtcggacacgactgagtgacttcactttcacttctcactttcatgcattggagaaggaaatggcaacccactccagtgttcttacctggagaaaaccagggacggggagcctggtgggctgctgtctgtggggtcacacagagttggacacaactgaagcgacttagcagcagcagcagcagcagctttgaccAGAAGTAAAGAGCGTCCATGTTGGATTCCGTGtgctggaggcccagtggttaagacgctgcACTTCCAATGGAGGGGTcgaaggttcaatccctcatcagggaactaagataccacaggCTGCTTTGTTTTTTACCCGTGGGAGAATGTATCCCTGACTTGTTtgatgttctttgttctgacaagCCACAAAACTGCTGAAAACTGTGCTTCTCCAGGATGGATTCCCAGCAGAACCCGGGAGGATGGCTCAGGCAAGACTCTGCTCCTGCTACAGGTTGCATGTTGATTATATGAGACACCTCTGACCAGGGGGCCGGTCTCCCCCACCTCCAGAGTCGCCACCTTGGCAGAAACCCGGGTGAGGCCCAAAGGGGTTTAACCGGGGCAAAGTTGGAGGGTCGTGGGCGCTCAAGCCAGGAACCTGGATGGAGCCCAGGCACACGCGTGCCACTCATCACCAAGTCGTGGGCCAGGTGGGGTCATGGCGGAGGTGTGGACGCACTGGAAACGCACGGCCCGGGGAGAATTTCAAGTCTTTCAGAAACAGCCTGAAGGAGCCAGAATAAATGCTGGCCTCCATGCTCGCTCTGCCAATGGACGCCAACAGTGAGACAAGAAGTTCTGATTTTCTGGGCCCCGGCGGCCGTGGTGACCATGGAAGACCACAGGCACTCATCTGTGTCACTGTTTCCTGAGTCAAACTAAATGCACCTGAGACTCTCATTGTCTCCCAGCgtcaggaggcagggagaggacgCCCTGCCCGCGTCCCAGTGACGCTGCTGACCCGCGAGTCCCGGTGACCTGCTCCAGAGCCCACGGTCCCCGCCGACCCACTCCGGTGCCCACGATCCCCGCCGACCCGCCCCGGCGCCCACGGTCCCTGCTGACCCACGAGTCCCAGTGACTTACTCCAGCGGCCACAGTCCCCGCTGACCCAAGGTCCCCGCCGACCCGCCCCAGCGCCCACAGTCcctgccaacccactccagtgcccaCGGTCCCCGCTGACCCGCCCCCACGCCCACGGTCCCTGCTGACCCACGGTCCCCGCTGACCCACGAGTCCCAGTGACCTGCTCCAGCGCCCGCGGTCCCCGCTGACCAGCCCCAGCACCCACCGGCCCTCCTCATCTGCCCGTCCCCGAGTCTCGGGCCGAGGTCACCGGGCGGAGGGAGGGCTCAGACCCGCTGGGCACAGACTCAGCTCTGAGATGGATGGCCAGCGTCACCAGAGGGCACTGCAGGCCCAGGAACTCTGCAGGGTCTGGGTCCCACAGCACCCCAGGGCGTGCAGATGCAGGGAGCTTGCGGGGTGGGTGACGGCCGGGGCGCTCGCAGCTCATCTGCTCATTGCACAGGGCGCAGGGACCCCCCTCCCCGCAGCTGATCCTGCTCGGGGCCAGGATTGGCCCCCGCTCGGTGAGGGGCCGCCCCAGTGTGCCCGCAAGGCGGGTGGGGGCAGAGCAGGGGTCCCTGCCTCCGGGGATCGTGTGGACACAGTCACTGCTCCCCTGCAGCCCTGTGGATGAGGGTCTTGTCCATAGCTGGGCCGTAAGGATGGACTCCTGCGGGGGGCACCTCCTCCTGTGAGGAACTCCGGATCTCACTGAGGCGCATGGAGGCGGGTCATCTGACACTCCCGTTCTGAGAGGGGCCGGGACGGGCAGGGCTGGGCGATGCGTGAGGGTGGCTTGAGGATTCAAGAGTGGCTCCAACGTCGTATAGAATGAGAGCCCGTTaaatagggtgtgtgtgtgtgcacgtgtacaCGCATGTACAGATGTGTAGGGTATATGTGcattgtacatgtgtgtgcatgataCCTGCTGTTCTATTCCCTACACGGGTTACAAAGTCTGGAAGGAAATACGCTCCAAAGTCTAGCCCATCGGGGCTTCTGGGAAGTCGGAGCAGGAGGGGTTGGAGAAGACACAGGACCAGAGCCCACAGGGGGCAGGGTCTCAGCCCTGCAGGCAGGGAGGTGGTCTCGGGGCCACCAGAAGCTCTAGCAGAGGTGTCGCTCCCCCGGGACTGCGAGTCTGTGCTCCCCCAAACCCCCAAGCCGCACCCCAGCCTCACAACAAACCGAACAACCAAGCGTTCTCCAGCCCCGAAAACCTCCTGCAAAGGTGGGCGGCCAAGAGAGCAGTTTCCTTCTCCGGGATCTGTGGGCAGAACGTCCACCTCCGGGAACTTGCCGGGAATCTGGGAGGAAGACCCCAGCACAGGCCTTGAGACACACAGGAGAAGTGAAACTCCTGTCTTCTCCGTGAGAGGAAGTGGCATTGTGCGGACCGGCTCCGGGGGGACGTTCCCCACAAGGGGACCCTCCTCCACATCCGCACTTCAGAGACGGGTGCAACCCCAAGAAGGCATCGGAATGCAAACCTGCCCAGAGGCTTCAGAGAGTCTCCCAGCATCTCAGAGAGGGAGGGACACGCCCTGTCTGTGCTggggaaattttatttattaaatttatcttACTGGAGTGAAGCCGATcacagtgttaatttctgctgtgcagtaaggggattcagttacacacacattctttttcacgCTCTTTCCCATGATGATTTATCCCAGGATGCTGAATACAGCTCCCTGAGCTGTGTGGTAGGCCCCTGTGGCT includes:
- the LOC138990223 gene encoding collagen alpha-1(I) chain-like; this encodes MGSGREPRLKRTREVGRLIFKDKQGPGRSLVAATIHKLLEKAGEAAGRPAPGREPPGREKPRALPAGRSSVKSILKVFLAAEEKQAAEQPPAEPPAAAGGLAAKAKVKAGARSAALARLREKFAQSGGLCAEAGLLPRRAEERSKKRPPRRPLHRPEPRVFRVATLASSCLRAPAARLLACSTEPALPFSVATVVCGPRSWLSHGTRVTHTGVGRAPRGETGSSPDAAETPGGSREPGWRPPPPSNGPLAASRDGLETGLPGMEAECVPRAAPAAASAGSEAHPGCKPASSALGPASPGGQGAAQGARGVSLGPRPGLSGGHEEAGPEVTLTVCSSEDEMDTASVDWVPEPLFAIQESFPEEKAPGHIPPLAALTAPSAQAAWRTQPAMEPPQVTVRLPVVHTMPPPPATPQRASGDQGWGPLGGVSETGNPGAPHSPTAESGSRGAPPQGSGAAPRLAAAHGTAACGPDLPAAVSTTEPQNSSLGGKDARPGPGASQWLLKPKDVREEDASPLSSEPPQQSELQERPGGDASAWENRRRGHMGCAPGGQQAPVPDSKSGTRVPTWPAAPAGAGTRPESLSPERRSPPREQEGPRGAPPRLESAGHVPIAAGSASRDLGEKRASSSNEKTPPGVRAPRREPVGSASQSPPALSPRSLAAGQWEGGRAGWPAGPGLVGVMAEEAAHQPCGHSSALGSPPGPSQEAPSAPTLAVQPHLVALGELATGDVATGGVKVEAGGRVAGTTWQRPRGDSLERPAPVPGLPAPRGSHGAGTLRPQLPEQQQAEGRAGPSSSEQLPLSAGPSRQPGPSSTAVDRPWGDRVAPKHPDLQASGQVEGGERAGLGTGESRHGREEGCPGAVSRDGSGRKGEGLWSERSGSRGAREAGSRPREEALSRRAGKGPELPRRQQAGHAEGLLEERRAPTSESQALSPSGSPTLPAKAQASQTVPPNSARPVSGSGGVTLTVGRNEAPQVPAPRGGQGGPRALLGEGQSPASPSPREGEIQAPSNIQEGQSLAAPSPEEREIQAPSSIQKGQTWVSPSLKKGQSQAAPSPGEREIQAPFSVQEGRSWVAPSLRKGQSLEGQSPAAPSPREGEIQAPSSIQKGQTWVSPSLRKGQIQAPFSVQEGRSWVAPSLRKAQSLEGQSPAAPSPREGEIQAPYSIQKGQSPVAPSLRPAQGSAVPTPKLGSSLAPRGPAQEGPPDAPGVGRSRRGPHLAKYRAQSFSDQRSFELSFRPTILRASDKYSPPK